The following are encoded together in the Macrobrachium rosenbergii isolate ZJJX-2024 chromosome 21, ASM4041242v1, whole genome shotgun sequence genome:
- the LOC136849520 gene encoding zinc finger BED domain-containing protein 5-like encodes MLGKKKGLKAKVHNVAPHIRFTHCIIHREALACKAIVPELKTVFDTAVKIVNYIKSRPLNARLYASLCKDMGSDHEALLLHTEIRWLSRGKVFTRLYQLRDEVRLFLLDSGSEFSVFMTDSNWLGKLVYLSCIFYKLNELNLSIQGPNTNILSLFDKINAFSKKLERWISRAEEGNIEMFPELEEFGEEIELCLDNLKANIVNHLRNLLNHFKKYFLEESDLEQYDWIRMPFTAPGNHSSSDLEEALLELSSDRTLRLKFGSTTLNEVWISVSEEYPGLSKAALNILTPFGSTYLCGTTFSALTYIKNTYRSRLSVEDDLRVAVSDITPRFEMLCSKKQAHSSHYIKQASGAPVTAGAGSRGRQPPDTDNTASKEANTLVIAGTASRDAGVPDTSDTASKKGGEPEITGADSEEAGVPEITGYLRRGRSARNLWHCLQRVRSASNHWHSLRRGRSTRNHWHSLQRGGSTGHH; translated from the exons ATGTTAGGTAAAAAGAAAGGACTAAAAGCAAAGGTACATAATGTGGCTCCTCATATACGTTTTACTCACTGTATTATTCATCGAGAAGCTCTCGCTTGCAAAGCCATTGTTCCCGaacttaaaactgtttttgatACAGCTGTCAAAATCGTCAACTACATAAAATCACGCCCTTTGAATGCCAGGTTATATGCTTCACTGTGCAAAGACATGGGCTCAGACCATGAAGCATTGTTGCTTCACACAGAAATCAGATGGCTCTCCAGGGGAAAAGTTTTCACACGGCTGTATCAGCTGAGAGATGAGGTCCGCCTATTCCTTCTGGATTCAGGCTCTGAATTTAGTGTATTCATGACTGATAGTAACTGGTTAGGAAAGCTAGTGTATTTATCAtgcattttttataaacttaatgAGTTAAATCTTTCCATACAAGGCccaaacacaaatattttgtcattgttcGACAAGATAAATGCATTCTCAAAGAAGCTTGAGCGATGGATTTCACGAGCTGAGGAGGGTAACATTGAAATGTTTCCTGAACTTGAAGAGTTTGGAGAGGAAATTGAGTTATGTCTGGataatttaaaagcaaatataGTTAATCATCTTCGAAATCTTCTTAATCACTTCAAGAAATACTTTTTAGAAGAGTCAGATCTAGAACAGTATGATTGGATACGAATGCCATTCACTGCTCCTGGAAATCATTCATCATCTGATCTCGAGGAAGCACTGCTTGAATTATCTTCTGATAGAACCTTACGACTCAAGTTTGGGTCAACAACATTGAATGAGGTTTGGATATCAGTATCGGAGGAATATCCTGGTTTATCAAAGGCAGCACTGAATATCTTAACACCGTTTGGATCGACTTATCTCTGTGGAACTACCTTCTCTGCATTAACGTATATCAAGAATACATACCGATCTCGATTGAGTGTAGAAGATGATCTGCGAGTTGCAGTCTCCGATATCACCCCGAGATTTGAGATGTTATGTTCAAAGAAACAAGCCCATTCATCCCATTATATTAAACAAG CATCAGGAGCACCAGTTACAGCTGGTGCAGGCTCCAGGGGGAGACAACCACCAGACACTGATAATacagcctccaaagaagccaacacaCTAGTTATAGCTGGTACAGCCTCCAGAGATGCGGGAGTGCCAGATACATCTGACACTGCCTCCAAAAAGGGAGGAGAGCCAGAAATCACTGGCGCTGACTCCGAagaagcaggagtgccagaaatcactggctacctccgaagaggcaggagtgccaggaATCTCTGGCACTGCCTCCAAAGAGTCAGGAGCGCCAGTAaccactggcacagcctccgaagaggcaggagtaccagaaaCCATTGGCACAGTCTCCAAAGAGGAGGGAGTACAGGTCACCACTGA